A genomic stretch from Telmatocola sphagniphila includes:
- a CDS encoding zinc-dependent metalloprotease, whose protein sequence is MNEGFRRPDPRILEFANISRGAKVQEGLFKVYQKEDAAYLELQPQHLGKPILCPIAVAKGAGMGGMTLNFDEQWVLLFKRAGEKVHLIRRNVHFKARAGTPTARAVDITYTDSVLMSLRIAAINQMNQGLLINLNDIFMTDFAELNLGAFDSSRSVWGKIKVFPRNIELEVQATYSSGRFGGGDSNIDSRGQTVVIHYGLAELPDGGYQPRVADDRVGYFVTAVKDFSSTSKDTAFVRYVNRWRLEPADQIDVKNGKLSVPKRSIKFYIEKTVPHEYRAAVQEGILEWNKAFEKIGFRNAIEVVQQRDDEDFDPEDMNYNTFRWITSDSAFAMGPSRANPLTGEILDADIIFDADLIRFWKQERQIFRQNGIEFESPSSILAMDMGFGLNHQLLNRRSINGDWNESPKRMSESQSLNRLRAIQQGVCQCGSHMKYELGMAALAQIQRELLPQPKEKAPGDKDKPKDKDKEKSDKEKADANKDKILDELIHQAIKAIVMHEVGHTLGLRHNFKGSTMLANDQLHDTKITHEKGLLGSVMDYAPVNLAPKGVKQGDYFTTTLGPYDFWAIEYAYKPLTGGTDGEVTELKKIASRGASEAGLDYGTDEDTFLTSDPLINRWDMGNDVMKFSQDRMLIAQELLKNLANQVVDEGEGYQRTRVAFNLLLNQYGNSSYLIAKYVGGEHAYRDHRGDPKGRDPLVPVNTTKQREALKFLQENIFTDKTFQYPPDLLRKLAVDRWSHWGADTDSTDFSVHNRVLSIQRMAMNQLLSVSALERIQNNSLKSEKDGKPLQISEVFRTITDGVWSDLPKGDKKATASSAIRRNLQREHLKKLSEIVLGEKSGGFGIMFFFSGGGSLPPDAKSLAFAHLKEINKRIEAALKDKPADADETTLAHLEECHDRIAKILNASMQIND, encoded by the coding sequence ATGAACGAAGGTTTCCGCCGACCGGATCCTCGCATCCTGGAATTTGCCAACATCTCACGTGGCGCCAAAGTGCAGGAAGGGCTATTTAAAGTCTATCAGAAGGAAGACGCCGCTTACCTCGAGTTGCAGCCCCAGCATTTGGGGAAACCGATCCTTTGCCCCATCGCGGTAGCCAAAGGCGCCGGGATGGGTGGCATGACTCTGAACTTCGATGAACAATGGGTACTGCTTTTTAAGCGGGCTGGCGAGAAAGTGCATCTGATTCGACGCAATGTGCACTTCAAGGCTCGAGCGGGGACGCCGACCGCACGGGCCGTGGACATCACTTATACCGATTCGGTTTTAATGTCGCTCCGCATTGCCGCAATCAATCAGATGAATCAGGGGTTGCTGATCAATCTGAATGACATTTTCATGACCGACTTCGCCGAATTGAACCTCGGTGCTTTCGATTCCAGCCGTAGTGTCTGGGGCAAAATTAAAGTCTTCCCGCGAAACATCGAGTTGGAAGTCCAAGCAACTTACAGTTCCGGCCGATTCGGCGGTGGCGACAGTAATATCGACAGCCGTGGACAAACCGTCGTGATTCATTACGGTCTGGCCGAACTTCCCGACGGCGGCTATCAGCCTCGTGTGGCCGATGATCGCGTCGGCTATTTCGTCACAGCCGTCAAAGACTTCAGCAGCACGAGCAAGGACACCGCTTTCGTACGCTACGTCAATCGCTGGCGCCTGGAGCCGGCCGATCAGATCGATGTGAAGAACGGTAAACTTTCGGTTCCCAAACGCAGCATCAAGTTCTACATCGAAAAGACTGTTCCACATGAATATCGCGCGGCGGTGCAGGAAGGAATTCTCGAGTGGAACAAAGCTTTCGAAAAAATTGGCTTCCGTAACGCAATCGAAGTCGTACAGCAACGCGACGATGAAGACTTCGATCCGGAAGACATGAACTACAACACCTTCCGCTGGATCACCAGTGACTCGGCTTTCGCCATGGGACCGTCCCGCGCGAACCCTCTTACCGGTGAAATTCTGGATGCCGACATCATTTTCGATGCCGACTTGATTCGCTTCTGGAAACAGGAACGGCAGATCTTCCGGCAGAACGGCATCGAATTCGAATCCCCCAGTTCCATCCTGGCCATGGACATGGGGTTTGGCCTGAATCATCAACTACTCAATCGTCGCAGCATCAATGGCGACTGGAACGAGAGCCCCAAGCGAATGAGCGAATCGCAATCCCTCAACCGATTGCGAGCGATTCAGCAGGGGGTCTGCCAGTGCGGCAGCCACATGAAGTACGAACTCGGTATGGCCGCGCTGGCTCAGATCCAGCGTGAACTCCTACCGCAACCCAAGGAAAAAGCTCCCGGCGATAAGGATAAACCGAAGGATAAGGACAAGGAGAAATCCGATAAGGAGAAGGCCGACGCGAATAAGGACAAGATTCTGGATGAATTGATCCATCAGGCCATCAAGGCCATTGTCATGCACGAGGTCGGCCATACGCTGGGACTACGGCATAACTTCAAAGGCAGCACAATGCTGGCGAACGATCAACTGCACGATACCAAGATTACCCACGAAAAAGGTCTTCTCGGTTCGGTGATGGATTACGCTCCGGTAAATCTTGCTCCCAAAGGCGTCAAGCAGGGCGATTATTTCACCACGACTCTGGGGCCCTACGACTTCTGGGCGATCGAGTATGCTTACAAGCCTCTGACCGGGGGTACCGATGGAGAAGTGACGGAGTTGAAGAAAATCGCGAGTCGTGGCGCATCTGAAGCCGGTCTGGATTACGGCACGGATGAAGATACCTTCCTCACCTCCGACCCGCTGATCAATCGCTGGGACATGGGCAACGATGTCATGAAGTTTTCCCAGGATCGCATGCTGATCGCCCAGGAACTGTTAAAGAACCTGGCAAATCAGGTTGTGGATGAGGGGGAAGGTTACCAGCGAACGCGGGTCGCTTTCAACTTGTTACTGAACCAGTACGGAAACTCGTCGTATCTCATCGCTAAGTATGTGGGCGGCGAGCACGCTTATCGGGATCACCGCGGCGATCCGAAAGGCCGAGATCCACTGGTTCCAGTGAATACCACCAAACAGCGCGAAGCTCTGAAGTTCCTGCAGGAAAATATCTTCACGGATAAGACTTTCCAGTATCCTCCCGATCTGTTACGGAAACTGGCCGTCGATCGCTGGAGCCATTGGGGCGCGGATACCGACTCCACAGATTTCTCAGTGCATAACCGGGTCCTCAGCATCCAGCGGATGGCCATGAACCAATTGCTGAGTGTCTCGGCTCTGGAACGAATCCAGAATAACTCGCTGAAGTCGGAAAAAGACGGCAAGCCGTTGCAGATTTCGGAAGTCTTCCGAACCATCACGGATGGCGTCTGGTCCGATCTGCCCAAGGGAGATAAGAAAGCGACGGCCTCCTCTGCGATTCGTCGAAATCTGCAGCGCGAACATCTCAAGAAGCTATCGGAGATAGTTTTAGGGGAGAAATCGGGTGGCTTTGGAATTATGTTCTTCTTTAGCGGCGGGGGCAGTCTGCCTCCGGATGCGAAGAGCCTCGCCTTCGCGCATCTGAAGGAGATCAACAAGCGAATCGAAGCGGCCCTCAAAGACAAACCTGCCGATGCGGATGAAACGACCCTGGCGCATCTGGAAGAGTGTCACGATCGCATCGCCAAGATTCTCAATGCCTCGATGCAGATAAACGACTGA
- a CDS encoding copper amine oxidase yields MKLALRSAALGMLLVTAGVYYLRGSSGESTAVAQRIRPQETLNTQSLESSPNIVRQGFPAAGYDKSDITKSETAWEIEWELTHPNNRPYYPPGSMLRIKSAKFMWKDKQGKPQWITVVRMLETAEIYVPYDNGNTAFLDIHDMPFYMTPARKEFLGPNCVAPGELIKSSNPAWNHTLHKEVHDDGVRWMSAETNMRNQISDRVRRGEKMILWGTYYGANYRYLIEYNFGDDGTLVCRIGPTGRNIFNRQSDLSDTHLHIGCWRMEMDLGDPITKKGGPKSNDVILVRRVYDEANEKFGLVTKPFNKNFQNEACEGSARWVPEEFTTVRFQSKERKNSHGRSMAYDVISQRFGSIRQLQPEGGSYESNMDFINQDFWVTRTEPSFTEYINVPTYAKEKRPLTDQATTLWLCTPAIHAARGEDFGPSNGTNSYSGVAITTWASFILKPRELFDSTPLYKSSPIFGR; encoded by the coding sequence ATGAAGTTAGCACTTCGCTCGGCCGCTTTGGGCATGTTGCTGGTTACGGCTGGCGTTTACTATCTCAGGGGCAGTTCTGGAGAAAGCACGGCGGTCGCACAAAGAATCCGTCCGCAAGAAACCCTCAATACGCAATCCCTGGAATCCTCTCCGAATATTGTCCGGCAAGGTTTTCCGGCCGCGGGATATGACAAAAGCGATATCACCAAAAGCGAAACCGCCTGGGAAATCGAATGGGAACTCACTCACCCGAATAATCGGCCGTACTATCCGCCCGGCAGCATGCTGCGAATCAAAAGCGCGAAATTCATGTGGAAGGATAAACAGGGGAAACCGCAGTGGATTACCGTGGTGCGGATGCTCGAGACTGCGGAAATTTATGTGCCCTACGACAACGGCAACACGGCCTTTCTCGACATCCATGACATGCCTTTCTACATGACGCCGGCCCGCAAGGAATTCCTAGGTCCCAACTGCGTTGCCCCGGGAGAGTTGATCAAATCCTCCAACCCGGCCTGGAATCATACGCTTCATAAGGAAGTCCATGACGATGGCGTTCGCTGGATGAGTGCGGAGACAAATATGCGAAATCAGATTTCCGACCGAGTCCGACGAGGCGAAAAAATGATTCTCTGGGGAACCTACTACGGTGCCAATTACCGCTATCTGATCGAGTACAACTTCGGCGATGATGGCACTCTGGTCTGCCGTATCGGGCCTACCGGTCGAAACATTTTTAACCGCCAATCGGATCTGAGCGATACCCACCTTCACATCGGCTGCTGGCGCATGGAAATGGATCTGGGAGACCCCATCACCAAAAAAGGAGGTCCGAAATCGAATGATGTGATACTGGTTCGCCGAGTATACGACGAAGCGAATGAAAAATTTGGCCTCGTCACTAAACCGTTCAACAAGAATTTTCAGAATGAAGCCTGCGAGGGATCGGCTCGCTGGGTTCCGGAAGAATTCACCACCGTCCGCTTCCAGAGCAAGGAACGAAAAAATTCGCATGGCCGATCAATGGCTTACGATGTCATTTCACAACGATTCGGGTCGATCCGGCAACTCCAACCCGAAGGAGGCAGTTACGAGTCGAACATGGATTTCATCAATCAGGACTTTTGGGTGACGCGGACCGAACCCAGTTTCACTGAATATATTAACGTTCCCACTTACGCGAAGGAAAAACGCCCGCTCACGGATCAGGCGACCACTCTGTGGTTATGCACACCGGCGATTCACGCGGCTCGCGGTGAGGATTTCGGCCCCTCGAATGGAACCAACAGTTACTCCGGGGTCGCTATCACCACCTGGGCAAGTTTCATCCTGAAACCTCGGGAACTCTTCGATAGCACGCCGTTGTATAAGTCTTCGCCAATCTTCGGACGCTAA
- a CDS encoding sensor histidine kinase produces MTGEELLAPPGDETESLRQQLLQAQRLSSVGALASSVAHEFNNILTTIINYAKLGLRNPPDANTKQAFEKILKGGQRAAAIVNGMLGFARNQANIRENTDIVSLLEEVLLLTEKDLSKHRIQVEKRYIDRPVAPVVAGQIEQILLNLVINARQAMSHGGRLKIEIRENAVTQMAEIRIADTGPGIPPEQLRLIFEPFYTTKDPDSSGHGGTGLGLSVCRQIIEQHQGRIRVESVVGKGSTFTVKLPLSIPVID; encoded by the coding sequence ATGACAGGCGAAGAGTTACTTGCCCCGCCGGGAGATGAAACCGAATCGTTACGTCAGCAATTATTACAGGCACAAAGGTTATCCAGCGTCGGCGCGCTGGCTTCCAGTGTGGCCCACGAATTTAATAATATTCTGACGACGATAATCAACTATGCCAAGCTGGGCCTACGCAACCCTCCGGATGCGAACACCAAGCAAGCCTTCGAGAAAATTCTCAAGGGCGGTCAACGGGCGGCCGCGATTGTCAACGGAATGCTCGGCTTCGCCCGCAATCAGGCCAACATACGTGAGAACACCGATATCGTCAGTCTCCTGGAAGAAGTGCTGCTACTTACCGAGAAGGACCTGAGCAAGCACCGTATTCAGGTCGAGAAGCGCTATATTGATCGGCCGGTTGCTCCCGTCGTCGCGGGTCAGATCGAACAGATACTTCTGAATCTGGTCATCAACGCTCGCCAGGCCATGTCGCACGGAGGCCGGCTGAAGATCGAGATTCGGGAGAATGCGGTCACTCAGATGGCCGAGATTCGCATCGCCGATACCGGACCGGGGATTCCACCCGAACAACTCCGGTTGATCTTCGAACCTTTCTATACGACCAAAGATCCCGATTCCAGCGGGCATGGTGGTACAGGTCTGGGATTAAGCGTCTGCCGACAAATTATCGAGCAACATCAAGGCCGTATTCGGGTCGAAAGTGTTGTTGGAAAGGGTTCGACCTTCACGGTCAAATTGCCGTTGTCGATCCCTGTAATCGACTAA
- the aroE gene encoding shikimate dehydrogenase codes for MSLVPDRICVIVGRTRHKMVTVELDEAVKRGAKFIELRLDYLAKAVDFQRLLPMKKCPWVATLRRRVDGGRWGGTEDERKMVMRQAIVAGFEWVDLETDIADEIKRFKDVKRIISYHNFKETPSDLEGIFRNMLKQDGDIYKVAVMAQSPADNMRVLKLIQNSSKPVIAHCMGEMGMPSRILSLKYGAPFIYAAFNKERGIAPGLPSMEEVRRDFQVESINKQTQVFGVLGDPVGHSFSPLLHNQVYKELGINAVYLPFRVPRGALPQALKSFHAIPVDGYSVTIPHKEAAASISSHIDDRVAETQAANTLVRKSDGFHAFNTDYEAAVDSLQANMPTLEDGHPRALNKCNAMILGAGGSARAIAHALHKVGANIKITSRTMDRAMKLADEVKGKAIEWEARHNGECDILINCTPIGMFPDVDQTPIHHSYLKPDMIVFDIIYTPENTLLIKNARSRNCKAISGLEMFIRQAAAQIQLFTNQAPDLTQMREIMRRALSPANYTRPQEEEKTEPVE; via the coding sequence ATGAGTTTGGTTCCCGATCGAATTTGCGTCATCGTTGGCCGTACCCGCCACAAGATGGTGACCGTGGAGTTGGACGAAGCCGTCAAGCGCGGGGCCAAATTCATCGAACTTCGATTAGATTACCTCGCCAAAGCCGTTGATTTTCAACGCCTGTTGCCAATGAAAAAATGTCCCTGGGTTGCCACGCTACGGCGTCGGGTGGACGGAGGACGTTGGGGGGGGACCGAAGACGAGCGGAAGATGGTGATGCGGCAAGCGATTGTTGCCGGTTTTGAATGGGTCGATCTCGAAACGGACATTGCGGATGAAATCAAACGCTTCAAAGACGTTAAGCGGATTATCAGTTACCACAATTTCAAGGAAACTCCTTCCGATCTGGAAGGTATCTTCCGAAACATGCTGAAGCAGGACGGGGATATTTACAAAGTAGCCGTGATGGCGCAATCTCCCGCCGATAATATGCGGGTTTTAAAGCTGATTCAGAATTCCTCGAAGCCGGTGATTGCGCACTGCATGGGCGAGATGGGTATGCCCAGTCGAATACTTTCTCTCAAATACGGAGCTCCCTTCATCTACGCCGCTTTCAACAAGGAGAGAGGGATTGCCCCGGGCCTCCCTTCGATGGAGGAAGTTCGCCGGGATTTCCAGGTCGAATCCATCAATAAGCAGACGCAAGTCTTCGGCGTCCTGGGAGACCCGGTGGGTCATAGTTTCAGTCCGCTGCTTCACAACCAGGTTTATAAAGAACTCGGAATCAACGCTGTTTATTTACCTTTCCGAGTACCGCGCGGAGCCTTGCCGCAGGCGTTGAAATCCTTCCATGCGATTCCGGTGGATGGCTATAGTGTGACCATTCCTCACAAGGAAGCCGCTGCCTCCATTTCCAGCCATATCGACGATCGCGTGGCGGAAACTCAGGCGGCTAATACGCTTGTGCGAAAATCGGATGGCTTCCATGCCTTCAATACGGATTACGAAGCCGCCGTCGACAGTTTGCAGGCCAATATGCCCACTCTGGAAGATGGGCATCCTCGGGCGCTGAACAAATGTAACGCTATGATTCTCGGGGCGGGCGGTTCCGCCCGGGCGATAGCCCATGCGCTGCATAAGGTGGGAGCGAACATCAAAATTACTTCCCGAACCATGGACAGGGCCATGAAACTGGCGGATGAAGTCAAAGGGAAGGCCATCGAATGGGAAGCCCGTCACAATGGCGAATGTGACATTCTTATTAACTGCACTCCGATAGGAATGTTTCCGGATGTAGATCAGACACCCATCCACCACAGCTATCTGAAGCCGGATATGATCGTTTTCGATATTATCTACACACCCGAAAACACGCTGCTCATCAAGAATGCGCGATCACGAAATTGCAAAGCGATTAGTGGATTGGAAATGTTTATCCGTCAAGCCGCGGCTCAGATTCAGCTCTTTACCAACCAGGCTCCGGATTTAACGCAAATGCGGGAGATCATGCGCCGAGCGCTATCGCCGGCAAACTATACGCGACCGCAAGAGGAAGAGAAAACCGAGCCCGTGGAGTAG
- a CDS encoding ABC transporter substrate-binding protein/permease (The N-terminal region of this protein, as described by TIGR01726, is a three transmembrane segment that identifies a subfamily of ABC transporter permease subunits, which specificities that include histidine, arginine, glutamine, glutamate, L-cystine (sic), the opines (in Agrobacterium) octopine and nopaline, etc.), with translation MKKSAWLYLILAGLLVPAAIVQGQQKKLFRWGGDKAGGAPFIFDAVENGVEKQLGFESELAEYFAGQLEREAKFVQADWDTLPQVLNRGGDASEIDVAMNGIEFSKDRAAQGTVPYFIYTLRLIVRTDSKIANWDDLKPAENGRKLRVGVLRDTFAHKYLTDHFEDLIEIVPTREVVEAFQLMEQSDGSRMDACVQDSPCANYYIAGGRYPKLKIVAEPRAKNYYIILTRENDVELREKLNQAIKAASDSGLLERIYRKYNLWDEDQAKLVQTLRSPWPPEESEAISKRTLGSLQSKILSALWMTVALSFLAMPIAIALGILIAIGRVYGSWILRFPLAVYVEVIRGTPLLLQIFVIYYVLPDLAKATESKILMELAAFPAFFVGVIGLAINYSAYESEIYRAGIQSIPRGQMEAALSLGLRRGQAIRHVILPQAIRLVIPPVTNDFINMFKDTSVCSMIMITELTGLYYQNKSDQVLAYQLAIVIAILYMALSYPLSLVARGLENRLRKAMA, from the coding sequence TTGAAGAAATCGGCGTGGCTCTATCTCATCCTGGCCGGCCTGCTGGTTCCCGCGGCCATCGTCCAGGGTCAGCAGAAAAAGCTCTTTCGCTGGGGGGGCGATAAAGCGGGCGGTGCTCCCTTCATTTTCGACGCCGTGGAAAACGGAGTGGAAAAGCAGCTGGGATTCGAATCCGAACTGGCGGAGTACTTCGCCGGGCAACTGGAGCGCGAAGCCAAATTCGTCCAGGCGGACTGGGATACCCTGCCTCAGGTTTTGAATCGCGGCGGCGATGCCAGCGAAATCGATGTCGCCATGAACGGCATTGAATTCTCCAAGGACCGCGCGGCCCAGGGGACCGTTCCCTATTTCATCTACACCTTGCGACTGATCGTGCGGACCGATTCTAAAATCGCAAATTGGGACGATTTGAAACCGGCCGAAAACGGCAGAAAATTGCGGGTCGGGGTGTTGCGTGATACCTTTGCCCATAAATATCTGACCGATCATTTCGAAGATCTCATAGAGATCGTTCCGACGCGAGAAGTGGTCGAGGCCTTCCAGTTGATGGAACAATCCGACGGTTCGCGGATGGATGCCTGCGTGCAGGATTCCCCCTGTGCGAATTATTACATCGCTGGGGGCCGTTATCCCAAGCTGAAAATCGTCGCCGAGCCGCGAGCCAAGAACTACTACATCATACTCACTCGCGAAAACGATGTGGAATTGCGCGAAAAGCTGAATCAGGCGATCAAGGCAGCATCCGATTCCGGGCTGCTGGAAAGGATCTATCGCAAATACAATTTGTGGGATGAAGATCAGGCCAAATTAGTTCAAACTCTGCGAAGCCCCTGGCCACCCGAGGAATCGGAAGCGATCAGTAAGCGAACTCTGGGAAGCCTGCAATCGAAAATTCTGAGCGCTCTCTGGATGACCGTGGCACTTTCGTTCCTGGCGATGCCGATTGCCATCGCTCTGGGCATCCTGATCGCAATCGGTCGCGTTTACGGATCCTGGATTCTGCGCTTTCCGCTGGCAGTTTACGTCGAAGTGATCCGGGGTACTCCACTATTGTTGCAGATATTTGTGATCTACTACGTTCTACCCGACTTGGCGAAAGCCACCGAATCCAAAATTCTGATGGAATTGGCCGCTTTTCCAGCGTTCTTCGTGGGGGTAATCGGGCTGGCAATCAATTACTCGGCCTACGAATCGGAAATCTATCGCGCGGGGATTCAATCGATTCCTCGCGGTCAGATGGAAGCGGCACTCAGCCTGGGACTTCGCCGGGGACAGGCCATTCGACATGTGATTCTGCCTCAGGCGATTCGACTGGTGATACCGCCCGTAACCAACGATTTCATCAATATGTTCAAGGATACCTCCGTCTGTTCCATGATCATGATTACCGAATTGACGGGACTGTACTATCAGAACAAGTCGGATCAGGTTCTGGCCTACCAGCTCGCGATAGTGATTGCGATACTCTATATGGCACTCAGTTACCCGTTATCCCTTGTTGCTCGGGGGCTGGAAAACCGGCTCCGGAAAGCCATGGCATGA
- a CDS encoding GTPase — translation MTEPEPLLRTLAPLLGNLALELQNWKDSRQNFPLSLVAKSTVEGLLQDLRRRSEALQIERLSLVIAFMGGTGVGKSSLLNALAGSPIAASSVTRPTTREPVVYYHHSLRPENLDPALRHCRLVSHDREKLHEKILVDTPDLDSNDLENRERLLAILPIADIVLYVGSQEKYHDKLGWDLFKQQRERSAFAFVLNKWDRCLHNIANGMRPDQDLIRDLKQEGFENPILFRTMAAAWVENPDRTTPPAENEQFQELVLWIENGLNKLEIEAIKARGIGQLLTQLEKTLQESMPPDWSIPAQNIQLTWKGLFEEEAEQSADQLMQTLDRHQLEIEHHFRVEGQQRFRGLMAAWLGLSTKVRTMGSSLRDQLPIPRNPLSKSVEAEKPNLTYLIQACVSSTGEKVLEKRLEGLANRLLVSADQAGIAANQINAPITESRKEQGAALYEKSLMAAWQDLDSDRSSPSVPKHLLQTGVIQVANFLPGIVLIAGYLYLMWNFFVLNTQPSLFQVILPVLLTLIVILLLQLVVSWVLPFKWTAVREEFRRTILEKTSRDLQLAFGDIPEQLSSRILLERQKTETMLKNTQDVSNWLASRENAIAVRDLYGKTE, via the coding sequence ATGACCGAACCCGAACCGCTGTTACGCACGCTCGCTCCGCTCTTGGGAAATCTCGCCTTAGAATTGCAGAATTGGAAGGATTCCCGGCAGAATTTTCCACTCAGTCTGGTCGCGAAATCGACCGTGGAAGGTCTGCTACAGGACTTGCGGCGACGCTCCGAGGCCCTGCAAATCGAGCGACTCAGTCTAGTAATCGCTTTCATGGGCGGCACCGGCGTCGGGAAATCCTCCCTGCTCAACGCCCTGGCCGGTTCGCCCATCGCCGCATCCTCCGTCACTCGACCAACCACGCGCGAGCCTGTGGTTTACTACCATCACTCCCTGCGACCTGAGAATCTCGATCCCGCCCTGCGCCATTGCCGTTTGGTTTCGCACGATCGGGAAAAACTGCACGAAAAAATCCTGGTCGACACTCCTGACCTGGACAGCAACGATCTGGAAAACCGCGAACGGTTGCTGGCAATCCTACCCATCGCCGATATTGTCCTCTACGTCGGTTCGCAGGAAAAATATCACGATAAACTTGGCTGGGATCTCTTCAAACAACAAAGGGAGAGATCGGCCTTCGCGTTCGTTTTGAACAAATGGGATCGTTGTCTCCATAACATCGCCAACGGCATGCGTCCCGATCAGGATCTCATCCGCGATTTGAAGCAGGAAGGATTCGAGAATCCGATTCTGTTTCGCACCATGGCGGCCGCGTGGGTGGAGAATCCCGATCGGACCACCCCGCCAGCTGAGAATGAGCAATTTCAGGAACTGGTGCTCTGGATAGAAAACGGGCTGAATAAGCTGGAAATCGAAGCCATCAAGGCTCGTGGCATCGGCCAGCTATTGACTCAGCTCGAAAAGACACTTCAGGAGTCGATGCCCCCGGACTGGTCGATCCCGGCCCAGAATATCCAACTCACCTGGAAAGGACTTTTCGAGGAAGAAGCCGAGCAGTCCGCCGATCAATTGATGCAGACGCTCGATCGGCATCAACTGGAAATCGAACACCATTTCCGCGTCGAAGGGCAGCAGCGTTTCCGGGGCTTGATGGCCGCGTGGCTGGGATTGTCGACCAAGGTTCGAACCATGGGAAGTTCGCTTCGAGATCAACTACCGATTCCGCGCAATCCACTGAGCAAGTCAGTCGAGGCTGAAAAACCGAATCTGACCTATCTCATTCAAGCTTGCGTTAGTTCCACAGGCGAGAAAGTGTTGGAAAAACGCCTGGAAGGGCTCGCCAACCGGTTGCTCGTATCGGCCGATCAGGCGGGAATCGCTGCCAACCAGATCAACGCACCAATCACCGAGAGCCGCAAGGAACAGGGAGCCGCGCTGTATGAAAAATCGCTGATGGCGGCGTGGCAGGATCTCGATTCGGATCGCTCATCTCCCAGTGTACCCAAGCATTTGTTGCAAACGGGTGTGATTCAGGTGGCCAACTTTTTACCCGGTATCGTTCTGATTGCCGGATATCTGTACCTGATGTGGAACTTCTTCGTACTGAACACGCAGCCCTCGCTTTTTCAGGTGATTTTACCCGTACTGTTAACGTTGATAGTGATTCTGCTTTTGCAGTTGGTTGTGAGTTGGGTTCTTCCCTTCAAATGGACGGCGGTCCGGGAAGAGTTCCGCAGGACCATACTTGAGAAAACCAGCCGCGATCTCCAGCTCGCCTTTGGGGACATACCCGAACAACTCAGTTCCAGGATTCTTCTTGAGCGGCAGAAAACCGAAACCATGCTGAAGAATACCCAGGATGTCAGTAATTGGCTGGCCAGCCGGGAAAATGCAATCGCCGTACGCGACCTTTATGGCAAAACGGAATAG